A region from the Benincasa hispida cultivar B227 chromosome 10, ASM972705v1, whole genome shotgun sequence genome encodes:
- the LOC120087848 gene encoding CASP-like protein 5A2 encodes MNGSHGSVHPVEETPTTDVGDVAPMVRMKDIEGMPGTRGGLALRGIQLGFAVAAFAIMAASSDFPSVSAFSYLVAAASLQGLWSFALAVIDIYALLVKRTLHNRPIVSFFAVGDGITTTLTFAAACACAGITVLIDNDLDLCSVNKCVQFQSATAMAFLCWFSTLPSFFFNYWSLASR; translated from the exons ATGAACGGGAGCCATGGGTCAGTTCATCCGGTGGAGGAAACTCCGACGACCGATGTCGGAGACGTCGCACCGATGGTGAGAATGAAGGACATAGAGGGCATGCCTGGCACTCGCGGTGGTCTCGCTCTTCGCGGCATTCAGCTAGGGTTCGCAGTTGCTGCTTTTGCTATCATGGCCGCCTCCAGCGACTTTCCTTCCGTCTCTGCATTTAG CTACCTTGTCGCAGCTGCCAGTTTGCAGGGTTTATGGAGTTTTGCCCTAGCAGTTATTGACATTTACGCTCTTTTAGTGAAGCGGACATTGCATAATCGTCCAATTGTTAGCTTTTTTGCTGTAGGCGATGGG ATCACCACCACGCTCACATTTGCAGCAGCATGTGCTTGTGCGGGCATCACAGTCCTAATAGACAACGACCTTGACCTTTGTTCGGTAAACAAGTGTGTACAGTTTCAATCTGCAACTGCAATGGCATTTCTCTGCTGGTTCTCCACGTTGCCTtcctttttcttcaattacTGGTCACTTGCATCGCGATAG